Below is a window of Candidatus Hydrogenedens sp. DNA.
CCAACATTGCCCGAAAAAATAAAATAGATATCATTCACGCTCATACAAGTCATGCTCATTCTCTGGCAATTCTTTCCACTTTTTTTTATACCAAACCTAAAATTGTTGTTTCTCGAAGAGTTAGCTTTCCCCCTGCTAAAAATATTTTTTCACAATGGAAATACAACCATATTGACCTGATTATCCCTGTATCCTATTTTGTAGCAAAAATCTTAAAAGAAAATGGTATTGCTGAAAACAAAATTAAGGTGGTTCGAAGTTCCATAGACTTATCTCATATAGATGTTCCTCCCTATAAAAAAAGGGAACTCGGAGTTGATGACAATGTAAAAATTCTTTTGAACGCAGGAGCCCTTGTCCCGCATAAAGACCACTTTACATTATTGAATGCATTTGCAGAAGTTAAAAAAGTTTTTAATGATATTGTATTACTTATTGCAGGTTCCGGTCTCTTACAAAAGGATATACAATCCGAAATAGACAAACTTCATTTATCTCCGCATGTCCGTCTCTTAGGATATAGAAATGATGTTCCCCGACTTATTCGAACATCTGATATGTATATATCTTCTAGTTGGTCTGAAGGGTTAGGCACTTCTATTTTAGAAGCATTAGCAAGTGAAAAACCTGTTGTTGCCACTGAAGCAGGCGGTGTATCTGAAATGGTAATAAATCACGAGACAGGTCTTTTAGTTCCTAATAAAAATCCTCAATTATTAGCAGAAGCCATAATTTACATGTTGTCCCACTCTGAAGAAGCAACGAACATGGCAAAAAAAGGTAGAAAACATGTAGAAGATAATTTTACAGTCCAAAGAATGGTCAATGAAACCTTGTCGGTGTATCAAAAATTGATACAATAATTATTAAAAATAAAGGGATAATTAGAAAAAACCATGAATATGGAACCCGGTATTACTGTTTTAACATTAATTCCTAATGCAAAAGACCGTATTCCTCGCTGTCTTGAAAGTGTATCCTGGGCAGACGATATTTTTTGTGTGGTAGACCCTAAAACAAACGATGGGTCTGAAGAATTGGTGAAGCAATATACAAATCATGTGGTCGTGCATGAATACATTAATGCGGCGGACCAACGCAACTGGGCTATTCCACAAATAACAACGGAATGGACTTTAGTTCTGGATGCAGATGAATGGTTATCTCCAGAACTCACAAAAAAAATACAGGATATAATAAAAGACCCCAACAGTCTCGATGGTTACAATATTCGCAGACTGTCTTACTTCTTTGGAAAACTCATTAAACACTGCGGTTGGCATAAAGACTACAATTTGCGACTGTTCCGAACAC
It encodes the following:
- a CDS encoding glycosyltransferase family 2 protein gives rise to the protein MNMEPGITVLTLIPNAKDRIPRCLESVSWADDIFCVVDPKTNDGSEELVKQYTNHVVVHEYINAADQRNWAIPQITTEWTLVLDADEWLSPELTKKIQDIIKDPNSLDGYNIRRLSYFFGKLIKHCGWHKDYNLRLFRTQKGKYKKKRVHSHVVVEGTVGYIHEVMYHDTYRNFDEFLRTAHRFTTWGAEDAYEHGKRTHWYDLTLRPILRFIKMYFLKHGFLDGYHGLVLCGLSAFSVYLKYAKLWDLQRKKTKNSDTFNNPTNIL
- a CDS encoding glycosyltransferase, which encodes MKILHIDEQQTWRGGEQQACWLMEGLCSHGVEIYAVGRENSEFISRLKTISHIRTFTLPLHSEFDLYSAWNIANIARKNKIDIIHAHTSHAHSLAILSTFFYTKPKIVVSRRVSFPPAKNIFSQWKYNHIDLIIPVSYFVAKILKENGIAENKIKVVRSSIDLSHIDVPPYKKRELGVDDNVKILLNAGALVPHKDHFTLLNAFAEVKKVFNDIVLLIAGSGLLQKDIQSEIDKLHLSPHVRLLGYRNDVPRLIRTSDMYISSSWSEGLGTSILEALASEKPVVATEAGGVSEMVINHETGLLVPNKNPQLLAEAIIYMLSHSEEATNMAKKGRKHVEDNFTVQRMVNETLSVYQKLIQ